The following coding sequences lie in one Bifidobacterium sp. ESL0690 genomic window:
- a CDS encoding BspA family leucine-rich repeat surface protein, giving the protein MKDNLKKKKNTAIGLLVAVALLAAPVVASAGESGYINLDAGQSKSASDSTRGPASQPSGLRTRGGCLGSAPAQNGFAGWRKTVDSNGECTLTITADASGNNAMPNSSDVISVRTIYGVTMHQVDPTVDHIVFQGPNKTKLNNTAAQYFHGYSNSGGFKTFASNGAVDTSAVTNMNSMFSSDYAMTSLDVSGFDTSNVTNMNSMFATNNNMQLTTIKGLTDFHTQNVTDMGAMFYGSRYRTLDVSSFDTQKVTSMGSMFLYDGFLTSIVGLDHFSTPALTNTSFMFDHVAAQSLDLSSFDTSHVTNMQSMFTDAKGLNSVKGLEKLNTCKVTNMGQIFTGTGFTSLDLSGWDTVNVQGQQGVALPSGLQKLTIGVRGTPDPYPGQYKSLQVNGLPEANNGLEKNGYTGKWVKVVDAPVASNDALKDNEYNSAADLVKAINIFSRTPIPAVTYVWENYRDINAKVTAPSDKYKVDGSNSTLRSRGYSANVPQSDGTSKLVERFAPMALPAGPTNLRYANGGHASHDYTFAGWKDAATNTSYAAGDSVTPAENDTSVTSAWTLVRDASALNDEIVQDAKLVQADYTPATWTTFKKALDAANAVLDGSGNQSEVDKALSALQSGHSGLEVLPNKLGLTTLLDMANAKHQADYRPSTWTALVNAIVSANTVNANANATRGDVNAAQTALKKAIDGLVLKADKSSLGVLIGKASAAHQSDYTAASWKPLVRALSDAKAVMGDADATQQNVNDAQAKLLDAFTGLDKPAKVVEKPVEKPGNNGQSGQSGNNSQQSNSNAASSNQPVQTSGNNGNAANGAPAAQPAAQPQTTVNRIVVQRPVIAPAPVLGAKPDSSQNNSGATGNDTVKEPKKKDSGKYVCKTDTGNYVTLSGWLEPASSMGLPRCSVHQFAPETSSAPKTQFNWWIIVALVFIVATAILAVQYYRSEHSQESKVATSQHAQQR; this is encoded by the coding sequence GTGAAAGATAATTTAAAGAAGAAGAAAAATACGGCAATCGGTTTACTTGTTGCCGTAGCGCTGTTGGCGGCACCGGTTGTCGCCTCTGCCGGTGAATCCGGTTATATCAATCTTGATGCTGGTCAAAGCAAAAGCGCGTCCGACTCGACGCGAGGTCCCGCGTCTCAGCCTTCAGGCCTGCGCACCCGTGGGGGATGCCTCGGCTCGGCTCCGGCGCAGAACGGGTTTGCCGGCTGGAGAAAGACGGTCGACAGCAACGGCGAATGCACGCTGACCATCACGGCGGACGCTTCCGGCAACAACGCCATGCCCAACAGCAGCGACGTCATTTCCGTCAGGACGATCTATGGGGTGACGATGCACCAGGTCGATCCAACGGTGGACCACATCGTCTTTCAGGGCCCGAACAAGACCAAGCTGAACAACACCGCGGCGCAGTATTTCCACGGATATAGCAACAGCGGCGGGTTCAAGACCTTCGCCTCCAACGGCGCCGTCGATACATCCGCAGTGACCAATATGAACAGCATGTTCTCGTCCGATTACGCGATGACGTCGTTGGATGTCTCCGGTTTCGACACCTCGAACGTGACCAATATGAACAGCATGTTCGCCACCAACAACAACATGCAGCTGACCACGATCAAGGGCCTGACCGATTTCCATACCCAGAATGTCACCGACATGGGTGCGATGTTCTATGGTTCAAGATACAGAACCTTGGATGTCTCCAGCTTCGACACTCAGAAAGTCACCTCGATGGGTTCGATGTTCCTGTACGATGGGTTCCTGACCTCCATTGTCGGCCTGGATCATTTCAGCACCCCGGCTTTGACCAACACAAGTTTCATGTTTGACCACGTCGCCGCGCAATCGTTGGATCTTTCGAGCTTCGATACCTCTCATGTGACCAATATGCAATCCATGTTCACTGACGCGAAGGGACTGAATTCCGTCAAAGGTCTGGAAAAACTCAACACCTGCAAGGTAACGAATATGGGTCAGATCTTTACCGGAACCGGATTTACCTCTTTGGACCTGTCCGGTTGGGACACGGTCAACGTACAAGGGCAGCAGGGAGTGGCTCTTCCATCCGGACTCCAGAAATTGACGATTGGAGTGAGGGGCACACCTGATCCCTATCCCGGGCAGTACAAGTCCCTTCAGGTCAATGGCCTTCCCGAAGCGAATAATGGTCTTGAAAAAAACGGCTATACCGGCAAGTGGGTCAAGGTCGTTGACGCGCCTGTTGCCAGCAATGACGCCCTGAAAGACAATGAATATAATTCCGCAGCCGATTTGGTGAAGGCCATCAACATCTTTTCGCGCACCCCGATTCCGGCAGTGACCTACGTTTGGGAGAATTACCGCGATATCAATGCGAAAGTGACGGCTCCGAGCGACAAGTACAAGGTCGACGGCAGCAATTCGACCTTGCGTAGTCGCGGTTATTCTGCGAACGTTCCGCAGAGCGACGGCACTTCCAAGTTGGTAGAGCGTTTCGCGCCGATGGCGTTGCCTGCCGGACCTACCAATCTTCGTTACGCCAATGGCGGCCATGCTTCACATGATTACACGTTTGCCGGCTGGAAGGATGCCGCAACCAATACATCGTATGCCGCGGGCGATTCCGTGACTCCGGCTGAGAATGATACGAGCGTCACCTCTGCGTGGACGCTGGTCCGCGACGCCAGTGCTCTGAACGACGAGATCGTCCAGGACGCCAAGCTGGTTCAGGCCGATTACACGCCGGCAACCTGGACCACCTTCAAGAAGGCGCTGGATGCTGCGAATGCCGTGCTCGATGGCAGTGGCAACCAGAGCGAGGTTGATAAGGCCTTGAGTGCTTTGCAGTCCGGCCACAGCGGCCTTGAAGTTCTGCCCAACAAACTGGGCCTCACTACGCTGCTTGATATGGCCAATGCCAAGCACCAGGCCGATTACCGTCCATCCACGTGGACCGCTCTGGTCAATGCCATAGTCAGTGCGAACACGGTCAATGCCAATGCAAACGCGACGCGCGGTGACGTCAACGCTGCGCAGACCGCGTTGAAGAAGGCCATCGACGGGCTCGTGTTGAAAGCCGACAAGAGCAGTTTGGGTGTGCTGATCGGCAAGGCTTCGGCTGCGCATCAGAGCGATTACACTGCTGCTTCCTGGAAGCCGTTGGTTCGGGCGTTGAGTGATGCCAAAGCCGTGATGGGCGATGCAGATGCCACGCAACAGAACGTCAATGACGCTCAAGCCAAGTTGCTTGATGCGTTCACCGGTCTTGACAAGCCTGCGAAGGTGGTTGAGAAGCCGGTGGAGAAGCCTGGCAACAACGGCCAGTCCGGCCAGTCCGGTAATAACAGCCAGCAGAGCAACAGCAACGCGGCTTCGTCGAACCAGCCGGTCCAGACCAGCGGCAATAACGGCAACGCCGCAAACGGTGCTCCTGCCGCGCAGCCCGCAGCGCAACCGCAAACGACGGTGAACCGGATTGTGGTCCAGCGTCCCGTGATTGCTCCCGCGCCCGTGCTTGGCGCTAAGCCTGACAGCAGTCAGAACAATTCCGGCGCCACCGGCAACGACACCGTCAAGGAACCCAAGAAGAAGGATTCCGGCAAGTACGTCTGCAAGACGGATACGGGCAATTACGTCACCCTGAGCGGTTGGCTTGAGCCTGCTTCGTCGATGGGTCTGCCGCGTTGCTCGGTGCACCAGTTCGCGCCCGAGACTTCCAGCGCGCCCAAGACGCAGTTCAACTGGTGGATCATCGTGGCCTTGGTATTCATCGTCGCCACTGCTATACTCGCGGTCCAGTACTACCGCAGCGAGCATTCGCAAGAGTCGAAGGTGGCTACTTCCCAGCACGCGCAGCAGCGCTGA
- a CDS encoding metallophosphoesterase, whose translation MTEQTRGTHGLSSKPRIQPVQEGDTRPVSVSVRLGRLQFHDSGKFRVLVLADIQDGPKVNKDTIKLIEAAVDSSRPDIVIFSGNQIAGYDKAYAKTFRKRTWTPQKWSMGTAATNQRNTELEHTRELARQEISQFLAPLIERHVPWAVTYGNHDFQCGLSNAELDEIYREFPGCLNPEPPIKRSDRPRKQPGSGLPDQYIYPCEAGTFVLPVSEDHKSDNVLGLVIFNSGDYGKLGGYGAPSQRALDFLKVAPKLVGAKSIVFQHIPVPQYYDLLKEVPATAAHAVEGYRTFAGHNYVIDKSKTLPGSFLGEGVSCPDTDTGEFDILKSTDGYFALLAGHDHRNRFVGTTDGLTLVATPTCGFGSYGPAPAQRAARLLEFDIRHPYEPRTQLLEFGDLVGKSSSNKVYTYSLNGAPDAAKEGTNLLRRPRLLAQILRKMHLKK comes from the coding sequence ATGACTGAGCAGACACGCGGAACGCATGGTCTTTCGTCTAAGCCGAGGATTCAGCCTGTACAGGAGGGCGACACCCGGCCAGTTTCCGTCTCGGTGCGTCTCGGCCGCCTGCAGTTCCACGATTCCGGCAAGTTCCGCGTCCTGGTCTTGGCCGATATACAGGACGGCCCGAAGGTCAACAAAGACACCATCAAACTTATCGAAGCCGCGGTCGACAGCTCCCGGCCCGATATCGTCATTTTCTCCGGCAACCAGATTGCCGGCTACGACAAGGCGTACGCGAAGACCTTCCGTAAGCGTACGTGGACGCCGCAGAAATGGTCGATGGGTACAGCGGCGACAAACCAGCGCAACACCGAGCTCGAGCACACCCGAGAGCTTGCGCGGCAGGAGATTTCGCAGTTCCTCGCCCCGCTGATTGAGCGCCATGTTCCGTGGGCCGTGACCTACGGCAACCATGACTTCCAGTGTGGTCTTTCCAACGCGGAACTTGATGAGATCTATCGCGAATTTCCCGGTTGTCTGAACCCGGAGCCGCCCATCAAGCGTTCCGACCGGCCGCGCAAACAGCCTGGCAGCGGTCTGCCGGATCAGTACATCTATCCTTGCGAGGCGGGTACGTTTGTGCTCCCGGTCAGCGAGGACCACAAAAGCGACAATGTGCTCGGCCTGGTGATCTTCAATTCCGGCGATTACGGCAAGCTCGGCGGCTATGGCGCGCCCAGCCAGCGGGCGCTTGACTTCCTGAAAGTGGCCCCGAAGCTGGTCGGCGCCAAGTCGATTGTTTTCCAGCACATTCCGGTGCCGCAATATTACGATCTGCTCAAGGAGGTGCCGGCCACCGCCGCGCACGCTGTGGAGGGCTATCGCACGTTCGCCGGCCATAATTACGTCATCGACAAGTCCAAGACGCTGCCCGGCAGTTTCCTGGGGGAGGGCGTGAGCTGCCCCGACACCGATACCGGTGAATTCGATATCCTCAAGTCGACGGACGGCTATTTCGCGCTGCTGGCCGGCCACGACCACCGCAACCGGTTCGTCGGTACGACTGACGGTCTGACGCTTGTCGCCACGCCCACCTGCGGTTTCGGCTCCTACGGCCCGGCTCCGGCGCAGCGTGCGGCGCGTCTTCTTGAGTTCGACATCCGTCACCCTTATGAACCGCGCACCCAGCTGCTCGAGTTCGGCGACTTGGTCGGCAAATCGAGCTCGAACAAGGTCTACACCTACTCCCTTAATGGCGCTCCCGACGCCGCCAAAGAAGGCACGAACCTCCTGCGCCGCCCGCGTCTGCTTGCCCAGATTTTGCGCAAGATGCATCTGAAGAAATAG